Below is a genomic region from Thermodesulfobacteriota bacterium.
TATACTTGACGGACTGGAGATTACAGCAAAGGCATCTGGCAATAAAGTGACGGAGGAAGCTATCCTGGAGGCAAGAAAAGAAGTGAGTGAGGGTAAAACACTGGCTGAACCGCTTGCCGCTAAGCCCAAAATATTTCCGCCCATGGTGGTTCAAATGATAGCGGTTGGGGAACAGACCGGAGCTTTAGATGACATGCTCAATAAAATAGCCGATTTCTATGAAGATGAAGTAGATGCCGCTGTAGCGGCTTTGTTGTCGGCGCTCGAACCTTTGATGATTGCCTTTCTGGGAGCGACTGTGGGGGTGATAGTTGTGGCAATGTACCTGCCGATGTTCAAGCTTATATCGACTATGGCCGGATAATAGGTGGACGTATTTGAGATAGTGCTTGTAGCCTTTCAAATAATCTACCCTGATACTTCGGATAGATTTATACTTATAATATCTCGACAAAATGAAATGGATAAGCGGAATTGACTTAGGGCCTAGGAGTGTCGTAGTTCTCAGGACGGTGCTAGCAACGGTACTTTTAGGTTCTGGCGTATTGATTTATTTTGCAAACGGTTACGAAAAAGAAGCTTTCTTTATAGTTTTGGTATTAGCATTAACCTATTTTCTTAGTTTGCTTTATTTGTTACTAAACCCTCTTTTCCTTAATCATCTCAACTTATTCAAAGGAATGCAACTCGGTTTTGATTTGGTGCTTGCCTCCGCTGTTATTTATATAACCGGTGGAAAATCGAGTCCGTTCATTTTTCTCTATGCTCTTTTAATAATATTTGCCGGAATGATATTGAATAGAACCGCCAGTTATATTACGGCCGCGGCATCAGGATTGATATACCTTATTATGGAGCTATATCAATTTAACCTTGATTCTGGTCGGTTAGCCATCCTATCGACTAGCACTTGGGATGAAAAGGGAATTGTTTATGCCTACTTCAACCTATCTGGCTTTCTGCTGATAGCAATACTGGTTGGGTACTTGTCTGAACGAATAATCACAACTAGAAAAGAGCTTGGGGAGAGCGCCAAGAGTTTTCAGATCCTTAAAAACCTGCATGAGAAAATTCTGCAAAGTCTGACCAGTGGTGTTATTACCCTCGATCTTCGGGGGAGTATTATATCTATCAATCGGGCGGGTCTTGAAATTCTAGAAATTAGTGGGGAAGATAAACTATTGAGAAACAGCATAAACTCTATTATGCCCGATGTCAGGATCGAGGAGATCTTATCCAAAAAAAGGGAAGAGATGTCGTACACCACACCCGGGGGTAGGGGGATTACTTTAGGCTTTTCATCATCGGTTCTCAGGGATGAGGAAGGGACGATGAAAGGATATATCATAATTTTTCAGGACCTCACCGAGGTCAAGGAGCTGGAGGGCCGTTTGCAAACTTCCGAAAAAATGGCGCTTCTGGGCCAACTTTCTGCGGGTCTTGCTCACGAAATAAGAAACCCGCTCTCGGCGATAAGCGGTGCGGTTGAAGTTTTGAGCGATGAAGTTAAGCCGACTGAGAATAATCTTAGGCTAATTAAGGTAGTAGCCCAGGAGGTGGAGAGATTAAATTTGTTGGTTGAGGACTTTCTTCTCCTCACCATGCCCATTCAAGCTTTAGCCGCGCCGGTGGATGTGGGGTTAGTTATTAAAGAGACAGTTGAATCTTTTGGAAAAACCGTTCGTAGAGCCGGGCTGGAAATAGAAACGGATTTACAAAGGGGTACTTACGTACAAGCCGACTCCTACCGGCTAAAACAGGCAATTTGGAATCTTTTACATAACGCAGTGCAGGCTATGCCCAACGGGGGCAAAATTGCCATAGAGTCTTACCTGGAGGGAGATAGCGTGGGAATCAAGATATCGGATAGTGGTTGCGGCATAGATGAGAACATACTTTCTAGAATATTCGAGCCTTTCTTTACTACTAAAAACCTGGGTACAGGACTTGGTCTGGCAATTGTGCAAAAGGTGATAGAGAGTTATAATGGGAAAATAGAGGTTAAGACTGCTGAGGGTAAGGGAACAACATTTTTAATGACTTTACCCAAGGCCAAAAAGCTGGCTGAAGAGGTCAAACATTGATGGTATATAAGAGAGGTGATTGATGGGGCAGGAAAAGAGTAAGATCTTGGTCGTTGATGATGAGCCGGGAATGAGGGAATTTTTAGAGATAATGCTCCAGAAGGACAACTACGTCGTCGAGACTGCTTCGGATGGTTCAGAGGCTATACATAAAATCGAGGGCGACCTTTTTGACCTGGCTGTGGTAGATGTCCAGATGCCGGTGATGAATGGAATTGAGGTTCTAAAAAGAGTTAACGAGAAAAGCCCGGAGACAACGGTAATAATGATTACCGCATTTGCGTCTCATGAGACGGCTATCGAGGCTATGAAGCTGGGAGCCTACGATTACATAACAAAACCCTTCAAGATCGATGAAATAAAACTGGTCATAAAAAAAGCTTTAGATAAAAAGAGGCTCGAACGCGAGAATTCGAGGCTTAGAAAAGAGCTGGAGACAAAATACGGTTTTGGCAATATTATTGGAAGAAGCCCATCCATAGTGAAGGTTTTTGAGTTAATTAAAAGGGTGTCTGAACTTAAAGTAAATGTGTTGATCACCGGGGAAAGCGGAACCGGTAAAGAACTGGTGGCGCGTGCAATCCACTACAGTGGGACCAGACACGAGGGCCCTTTTGTTCCGGTAAATTGCGGGGCTATCCCGGAGACACTCATGGAGAGTGAGCTATTCGGCTACAGGAGGGGTGCCTTTACCGGAGCGATAAGGGATAAGAAGGGGCTATTTGAAGAAGCCAGCAACGGGACGATTTTTCTGGATGAGATTGCCGACCTCCCCCTCCATCTCCAGGTGAAGCTGCTGAGGGTTATAGAAGAAAAGTCGATTCGGCCGTTAGGCAGCTCGGAACCCATACCCGTGGATGTTCGTGTAATAGCCGCCACCAATAAGAAACTGGAAGAGGAGGTCTCAAAAGGTAGATTTCGTGAGGACCTTTTTTATCGTCTAAATGTGATAAAAATAGTGCTGCCACCTCTTAGAGAACGAAAGGAGGATATTTCACCACTGGCCATACATTTCATCGGCAAATACTCACGGGAGATGGGAAAGGATATTCGTGGAATTTCTCCAAAGGCACTGGAGATTCTGGAGAGTTACCATTATCCGGGAAACGTTAGAGAGCTGGAAAATATAATTGCCCGGTGTGTCGCTTTGGAAACCTTGAACGTGATTCGCCAAGAAACCCTCCCCCAACTGGTGAGTGGTAAGGATTATCTAGACTTGGAGACCAGCTTTTCCTCGACTGCCAGTTTGGATACTTTGCTCGGGAATGTGGAAAAGAAGATGATAGAGAAAGCGCTTAGGTCAACTGGGGGGAATAAAACTGAAGCGGCAAAGCTTTTGGGCATTACCCTCCGTTCACTGCGATATAGATTGGCAAAACACGGGCTTTATGAAGAAGCTGGGGATGAAGATGAGATAGGCGAGGAAGAAATCAAGGAAGAGATTAGTTGAAGTATTAGGCCAGTAAGACTAGAATTTATTAAAAGTTTGATTAATCTAATCTACCAAATGACGTTTCAAATATATCATGATTGAAGCCAAAATACCGGGCATCTTCTATTAAAAGACTAGACATTTGATGGAAAATAATGTTATAAATATTCGGTAAATTAAACTGCTGCTTAATGGAGGTGGAGGATGAGGGATCTTATTGTTTCTCTGTTTATATTTTCCGTCTTTGTTGTTTGTATAGGTGCACATGCCGAAGAATATGCCCCTACGGCGGCCCAAAGGCATTTTACAGCTATTGTAAGAGGGCTACCGGGTGTGGTCAGCACCGAATGGGAGTCTCCGATTTCACTCTGGGTAAAGGCCTCATCAAAGGCAGTCGGTTCACCGCCTAGGCCCCAGCAGGCACAGCAACTGTCGAATATACTTGCGGAAAGGGGTAGAACCGCTCTTATGCAGCCTTTCTGTGTTTATATATACCAGACAAAAGACAACCCGCTTGCCAGGACCTGCGTGTACTATTGATTCCGGTCGGAGGAGAGTGAATAAATGAGAAATTTCAGGAGAAAATTTCTATTTTCTTCACTGTTACTTTTTTTCTTGGCGAGTTGCGTAGGCGAGGTTCCTATAGAGCCGCCTAAAAGGGGTTTCTATAAAAACGAACCGGTCGTTTTCAAGTCATCTTACGACGAAGTATGGTCAGCTATTATCATGGCAGTCGGGGAACTGGGTTGGGATGTTGAAAAGGCGGATAAAGAGAAAGGGGAGATAGAACTTATCACTTCATACGTATACAACAGCTATTTTGAGAAATATGAAAGGCTATATGTAGAGCCAACAAACGTGCAACTAGAAAAATCAAGGGTTAGTCCTTATTTAAGGAAGATTTCCTACTACGAAAAGATCACCCCGCCCCCTGCCCCGCCGAATCCTAAGTTTGTGAAAGAAAATCTTGGGATTAAGGTTACCAGTCTATCCCCTATGGAGACTGAGGTTAAAGTCAATTATAAAATTGCACCCTATTACGATTATAAGATAGGATATCTCGGAACGGTGAGGTCCAACGGTCGCTTCGAGAAAGACCTTTTCAAGAGGATTAATGAGATTTTAACTGAGGAAGAGGTACCACCGCCTCCCCCACAACCAGTCGAGGTGGAGGTAAAACTTACCGACATATTTTTTGATTTTGACAGATATGATATCAGGCCCGACGCCGTGCCTGTGCTTCAGGAAAACGCCGAAGTGCTCAAGAATAATCCTGAGCTCACTATTCTGATCGAGGGCTATGCTGATATAAGAGGTACAGACGAGTATAACCTGAGGCTGGGACAGAGGAGAGCGGATTCAGCAAAAGCTTATCTTGTAAGTCTGGGCGTTGATCCGGCTAGAATACAAACCGTAAGCAAAGGCGAGACGACCAAATTTGCCGTAGGGACAACGGAAGAGGCTTACCAACTGAATAGGAGAGCTCACTTTCTCCCGGTTAGACCGGGCCTTGCCCCTGGCGCAAGAATAATGCTCAAAAAGAAGAGCCAACCCTCTTTGTAACATCGCCATATGCCAACGACGACACAGTTGTGGATATTATTCCACTTTATGTGGATGGCATCCGCGGTTTCCGGTGACTACTAATAATAAAAGCTTGTCGTCCGATTACTCAAAAGTTGTCCTCATTTTGCTCTTTGAACCGGCCTTGGTATATCGCTTCACCGAGCGTTTTCTGGAATATAAACTGGCATATCGCTGTCCCCGGGTGCAAGGCAATGGGCATTGGGCTGAAATTTATTATCTCCAAGCACTGCTTGTTGCTGATCCCTGGTTGCATAAAACTGGTAGATATGTGCACTAGAAGTCCGAGTCTGGCGAATCTGCTCCTGCCCTCTAGCCAGCCGCATATGCTAGGAGAAAGGGTTATTTTTTCTATGGTGATTCCAAGTACCATCTCCCCGGGCATCAGTATTAGGTGGTCATCGATCTTGATTTTCTCGGTAACACCCTCATAGTTAGCATTTTCTCTTATCTCGACCACCCTCCTTATGTTCTTGAAAATCCTAAACTCGTTACTCAGGTGTAGATCAACCGAGGCCGGCCCCACTAGTTCTATGGTGAACGGTTCAATCTTGATGTTACCCTGCCTTATCTCATTCAATATCTCATCTCGGGTAAGTATGCTCATAATGGACTCCCTGTTTTTTGAATAAAATAGTTTAACCTCTGATAAGAAGTGGCGGAAAAGTGGTCGGGTCAAAGAAAGGATTGCTTTTCAAAGGTGATATTGGAGGATTTTGGCAGAAAAGTGAAGAGTGGATATAAAGAGTGTTTGAAGACTAAATATTCCGCCCAATACATTATCTACGGCCCTTGACGAAGGGAATGCATATGGATAGCTCGTCTCTTGAGCTATCCGTCCTGAGGTTAATTTCTATGTTGCTTAAGTTAAATTGAGGATATTTCTGAAAAATATGTATAAGGTCTTTTTGTAGCTCTTCGGTGAAGTTATTGGGAAGATCTCTCCTCTCGTAGGAAAGCACCATCGTCAGTCTTTCTCTGGCAATGTTGGCTGATTTATTCCTTTTCAAAAATCCAAACATATCGAATATAGACATTATTATCCCCCCAAAATTCGACTTAGTAAGCTCTTTTTCTCGTCAAGCTCGGTAAAGGGTATATCGTTACCTTCTAGTCTTCTGGCGACGTTCATCAGGGCCTTTCCGGCTCGCGAATTTTCTGAGAGTACGATAGGTTCACCCTTGTTCGTGTAGTCAACCATCTTTTCTTCATCAGGCACGATTCCAATCTTCGGGATGTGGAGAATTTCCTCAACATCTTCGACCGATAACATCTCGCCTTTTTTTACTTGATGAAGCTTTATCCTGTTTATAATCAACTTTATATTTTCTTTCCCCATGGATTCCATCAGCCCGATCACTCTATCGGCATCCCTTACCGAAGATACTTCCGGGTTTACGACTACAAGCACCTCAGATGCCGGGGCAGCCGCCGTCTTGAAGCCTCCCTCTATGCCTGCCGGGGAATCAATTAGTATATAATCGAAGTTCCATTGAACTTTCTCGACAATATCAACCATTTGTTCCGGCTTGACCGAATCTTTGTTCTTTGTTTGAGCTGCGGGTAGAAGATATAGGGAAAAGCCTCTCTTATCCCTCACAAAGGCCTTCTCTGGGGCTACTGCGCCCTCAACGACGTCGACCACGTCATACACTATCCTGTTTTCTAGGCCCAAGATCATGTCCAGATTTCTAAGCCCAATATCCGCGTCTATGGTCAGGACTCTCCTTCCGATCGAGGACAGGGCCGTTCCCAAATTAGCGGTTAAAGTAGTTTTTCCAACCCCACCTTTTCCCGATGTGACAACAATAACTCTAGCCATAATCCTTTACCCCTTATGTCTGTATTTTTTCTATATATATCTGGTGTTCCCGGACAAAAGCCTTTTCCGGATATTCCGGAAGTTCGATATTATCTGGCGACCTGGTGAAAAAGCTGCCAATTCTAAGCTGCTGCGGTCTTAATTTTAACGCCATGACGATGGCCGTCTCGTCTCCGCTTGCCCCGGCGTGAACTATCCCCCTGGCTGTTCCCATTATAATTATGTTCCCGGAGGCGATTACGTATGCATCTGGGTTTACATCGCCTATTATCAACACGTCACCGTCGTACTCGACTCTCTGACCTCCCCGGAGTGTTTTATTCACTACCTGTAATGACTTCTTCTCTTTTATATCATCGAGGGTTTTTCGCTCTTCTTTTTCCTTGTTGTCAGACGACCTATATCCTAAAAACTTCGTATTACATTTTTTGAGTGTTTCCTCGAATCTTTTTTTATCCTCGTCGCTTATTTCAAAATCACTATAATCGATAACCACCATAGAGCCTTTAAAAAAGGCGGAGGATAACTTATCTTCGAGCTCGGACAAGTTTTCTTCCACGGTCTTATCTTTGTCTAGCTTGACCATTAATGCCGGGACTGTCACGCCCTTGATAATTATTCCCATCTACTTGTAGCTTATTTGTTTGTGGATTTTAGCAGTTTAAAAAAAGCGGATATAACTTATCATATATTGTGGCGCAAAACAAGCAAATAAAGCATCCGTTGATGCTATGCTCATGATTGAATAACGGTGCAAAGTTCTATTGCTTAAACCGCTCCCCTGTGGATAGATCAAATTCAGCATGATATAATCATTCTTCACTAGAATTAAACTGGATTTGTTAGGTATATATGCTTCTCTAAACATATGCCGACGTAGCTCAGCGGTAGAGCAGCGCACTCGTAATGCGCAGGTCAAGGGTTCGAGTCCCTTCGTCGGCTCCAATGATTTCATGTAGTTACGACAGTTTTTCATTTTCCAAAATTTTCATTGCTACGGAAATTGCTACGGATTTGATTGAAATTCGCCAAAATTTCTACTGCTTCTTTAACACTTTCCTCTGGATGGGAATACCTCTCGGTAACTTTCACTGTTGAATGTCCTAATAACTTTGTAATGGCATGAAGAGGAATTCTAGATTCTACTAGACGAGTTGCGGCTGTATGTCTTAGGTCGTGAAATCTTAGATTCTCTATGCTAGCTTTCTTACAAGCTGTCTTGAAAGAGTGCTTGAGCCAGTTTAAATGGCTGTCTATTCCTTTAGGGCTTGGAAACACAAATTCACTTCCTCCTGATGTCAGTTTACGTTCTATTAAAATAGTTCTCACAACTGGATTGACCGGAATCTTCCTTGTCTTTTTGCTCTTGGTGTTAGTTTGGGGCAGGGTAATAATGTTATGTTCAAAATCTATCCACTCCCATTTGAGCCCCAGTATCTCACCTTGGCGCATCCCGGTATTTAAAGCAATCCGAATAACGTCATGTAGATATGTAGGACTAGTTTTAAGCAACCGTTCTTCTTCCTCAGGGGTTAGGATTCTCTCTACTAGGTTGTGCACCTCCAACATTCCTGATAGGGTTACCGGATTCCTCCCAAAGAATTTACCTTTTCTATAGGCAAGGTTAAAAAGATTTTTCACTACCGATAACTCACGATTTACTGTAGCCGGTTTAGCATCCTGGTTTAACCGGAGCTTTTTATAAGCGTCTATATCATCAGAACTGATTTCATTTAGCTTCCTACCATTAAAAAGTTTATTAAAGTGGTCTAACGCTTGT
It encodes:
- a CDS encoding ATP-binding protein, with product MKWISGIDLGPRSVVVLRTVLATVLLGSGVLIYFANGYEKEAFFIVLVLALTYFLSLLYLLLNPLFLNHLNLFKGMQLGFDLVLASAVIYITGGKSSPFIFLYALLIIFAGMILNRTASYITAAASGLIYLIMELYQFNLDSGRLAILSTSTWDEKGIVYAYFNLSGFLLIAILVGYLSERIITTRKELGESAKSFQILKNLHEKILQSLTSGVITLDLRGSIISINRAGLEILEISGEDKLLRNSINSIMPDVRIEEILSKKREEMSYTTPGGRGITLGFSSSVLRDEEGTMKGYIIIFQDLTEVKELEGRLQTSEKMALLGQLSAGLAHEIRNPLSAISGAVEVLSDEVKPTENNLRLIKVVAQEVERLNLLVEDFLLLTMPIQALAAPVDVGLVIKETVESFGKTVRRAGLEIETDLQRGTYVQADSYRLKQAIWNLLHNAVQAMPNGGKIAIESYLEGDSVGIKISDSGCGIDENILSRIFEPFFTTKNLGTGLGLAIVQKVIESYNGKIEVKTAEGKGTTFLMTLPKAKKLAEEVKH
- a CDS encoding sigma-54 dependent transcriptional regulator, with protein sequence MGQEKSKILVVDDEPGMREFLEIMLQKDNYVVETASDGSEAIHKIEGDLFDLAVVDVQMPVMNGIEVLKRVNEKSPETTVIMITAFASHETAIEAMKLGAYDYITKPFKIDEIKLVIKKALDKKRLERENSRLRKELETKYGFGNIIGRSPSIVKVFELIKRVSELKVNVLITGESGTGKELVARAIHYSGTRHEGPFVPVNCGAIPETLMESELFGYRRGAFTGAIRDKKGLFEEASNGTIFLDEIADLPLHLQVKLLRVIEEKSIRPLGSSEPIPVDVRVIAATNKKLEEEVSKGRFREDLFYRLNVIKIVLPPLRERKEDISPLAIHFIGKYSREMGKDIRGISPKALEILESYHYPGNVRELENIIARCVALETLNVIRQETLPQLVSGKDYLDLETSFSSTASLDTLLGNVEKKMIEKALRSTGGNKTEAAKLLGITLRSLRYRLAKHGLYEEAGDEDEIGEEEIKEEIS
- a CDS encoding OmpA family protein; the protein is MRNFRRKFLFSSLLLFFLASCVGEVPIEPPKRGFYKNEPVVFKSSYDEVWSAIIMAVGELGWDVEKADKEKGEIELITSYVYNSYFEKYERLYVEPTNVQLEKSRVSPYLRKISYYEKITPPPAPPNPKFVKENLGIKVTSLSPMETEVKVNYKIAPYYDYKIGYLGTVRSNGRFEKDLFKRINEILTEEEVPPPPPQPVEVEVKLTDIFFDFDRYDIRPDAVPVLQENAEVLKNNPELTILIEGYADIRGTDEYNLRLGQRRADSAKAYLVSLGVDPARIQTVSKGETTKFAVGTTEEAYQLNRRAHFLPVRPGLAPGARIMLKKKSQPSL
- the dcd gene encoding dCTP deaminase, with the protein product MSILTRDEILNEIRQGNIKIEPFTIELVGPASVDLHLSNEFRIFKNIRRVVEIRENANYEGVTEKIKIDDHLILMPGEMVLGITIEKITLSPSICGWLEGRSRFARLGLLVHISTSFMQPGISNKQCLEIINFSPMPIALHPGTAICQFIFQKTLGEAIYQGRFKEQNEDNF
- the minE gene encoding cell division topological specificity factor MinE; the encoded protein is MSIFDMFGFLKRNKSANIARERLTMVLSYERRDLPNNFTEELQKDLIHIFQKYPQFNLSNIEINLRTDSSRDELSICIPFVKGRR
- the minD gene encoding septum site-determining protein MinD: MARVIVVTSGKGGVGKTTLTANLGTALSSIGRRVLTIDADIGLRNLDMILGLENRIVYDVVDVVEGAVAPEKAFVRDKRGFSLYLLPAAQTKNKDSVKPEQMVDIVEKVQWNFDYILIDSPAGIEGGFKTAAAPASEVLVVVNPEVSSVRDADRVIGLMESMGKENIKLIINRIKLHQVKKGEMLSVEDVEEILHIPKIGIVPDEEKMVDYTNKGEPIVLSENSRAGKALMNVARRLEGNDIPFTELDEKKSLLSRILGG
- the minC gene encoding septum site-determining protein MinC; its protein translation is MGIIIKGVTVPALMVKLDKDKTVEENLSELEDKLSSAFFKGSMVVIDYSDFEISDEDKKRFEETLKKCNTKFLGYRSSDNKEKEERKTLDDIKEKKSLQVVNKTLRGGQRVEYDGDVLIIGDVNPDAYVIASGNIIIMGTARGIVHAGASGDETAIVMALKLRPQQLRIGSFFTRSPDNIELPEYPEKAFVREHQIYIEKIQT
- a CDS encoding tyrosine-type recombinase/integrase yields the protein MGVFKRWIKNKDGSKTAYWYIRYSLGNGKEKWESVGKVGMITKAAAQVRLEEKKRQVRLGELDMITNRIPTLSEFTQEYIEHIRDVKQNRSFRRTRQALDHFNKLFNGRKLNEISSDDIDAYKKLRLNQDAKPATVNRELSVVKNLFNLAYRKGKFFGRNPVTLSGMLEVHNLVERILTPEEEERLLKTSPTYLHDVIRIALNTGMRQGEILGLKWEWIDFEHNIITLPQTNTKSKKTRKIPVNPVVRTILIERKLTSGGSEFVFPSPKGIDSHLNWLKHSFKTACKKASIENLRFHDLRHTAATRLVESRIPLHAITKLLGHSTVKVTERYSHPEESVKEAVEILANFNQIRSNFRSNENFGK